The Accipiter gentilis chromosome 7, bAccGen1.1, whole genome shotgun sequence genome includes a region encoding these proteins:
- the LOC126041225 gene encoding late cornified envelope protein 5A-like: MCSHQDKDQCHQQEQSSCHGSEECHGSSGGSGCHRSSSGSICHRSSGGSGCHGSSGGSCHGKPQDCQQQIHQVSSKMK; this comes from the coding sequence CCAGGACAAAGACCAGTGCCACCAGCAAGAACAATCCTCATGCCACGGCAGTGAAGAATGCCATGGGAGCAGTGGTGGATCCGGTTGCCACAGGAGCAGCAGTGGATCCATATGCCACAGAAGCAGTGGGGGATCTGGATGCCATGGGAGCAGTGGGGGATCCTGCCATGGAAAGCCACAGGATTGCCAGCAGCAAATTCATCAAGTTTCCTCAAAAATGAAGTGA